One window from the genome of Candidatus Zixiibacteriota bacterium encodes:
- a CDS encoding acetate kinase, which produces MKILVLNAGSSSVKYQLIDSETEKALAKGMVSRIGMSGSLLAHKPFDRPEVKVSGEILDHIQAVEYIVTMLLSPNHGVIKDRAEIGAVGHRVVHGGEKFTDSVLITPALMQELRNLIELAPLHNPHNIRGITACERTLPGLPQVAVFDTAFHYTMPGYAYIYGIPYVLYKRYGIRRYGFHGTSHKFVSDRAAVMLRRPLAELRVVTAHLGNGASITAVDRGVSVDTSMGFTPLEGLLMGTRSGDMDPAIILHLMAREELSLHEANTLLNKHSGLIGISGVSSDMREIQSASQAGNANAQLALDIYCYRIKKYVGAYAAAMGGIDALIFTGGVGENSAVVRAKVCEGLAFLGLQVDPEKNSAAHAAETDISSAGAGGHVLVVPTNEELVIARDTLRIVTERRGQSARVK; this is translated from the coding sequence ATGAAGATACTGGTGCTCAACGCCGGGTCGTCCTCCGTGAAATACCAGCTCATCGACTCGGAGACGGAAAAAGCCCTGGCCAAAGGAATGGTCTCGCGGATCGGCATGTCCGGATCCCTCCTCGCCCACAAACCGTTCGACCGCCCCGAGGTGAAAGTCTCCGGCGAGATCCTCGACCACATCCAGGCCGTCGAATACATCGTCACCATGCTCCTGTCGCCCAACCACGGCGTCATCAAGGACCGCGCCGAGATCGGCGCCGTCGGCCACCGCGTCGTCCACGGCGGCGAGAAATTCACCGACTCGGTGCTCATCACCCCCGCCCTCATGCAGGAACTGCGCAACCTCATCGAACTCGCCCCCCTCCACAACCCCCACAACATCCGCGGCATCACCGCCTGCGAGCGCACCCTCCCCGGACTCCCCCAGGTCGCCGTCTTCGACACCGCCTTCCACTACACCATGCCCGGCTACGCCTACATCTACGGCATCCCCTACGTCCTGTACAAGCGCTACGGCATCCGCCGCTACGGCTTCCACGGCACCTCCCACAAGTTCGTGAGCGACCGCGCCGCCGTCATGCTCCGCCGCCCGCTCGCCGAATTGAGAGTCGTCACCGCCCACCTCGGCAACGGCGCCTCCATCACCGCCGTCGACCGCGGCGTCTCGGTCGACACCTCGATGGGCTTCACCCCCCTGGAGGGGCTGCTCATGGGCACCCGCTCCGGCGACATGGACCCGGCGATCATCCTCCACCTCATGGCCCGCGAGGAACTCTCCCTCCACGAGGCCAACACCCTGCTGAACAAACACTCCGGGCTCATCGGCATCTCCGGCGTCTCCTCCGACATGCGCGAGATCCAGTCGGCCTCCCAGGCCGGCAACGCCAACGCCCAGCTCGCCCTCGACATCTACTGCTACCGGATCAAGAAGTACGTCGGCGCATACGCGGCCGCCATGGGCGGGATCGACGCCCTCATCTTCACCGGCGGCGTCGGCGAAAACTCCGCCGTCGTGCGCGCAAAAGTCTGCGAGGGACTCGCCTTCCTCGGCCTCCAGGTCGACCCGGAAAAGAACAGCGCCGCCCACGCCGCGGAAACCGACATCTCCTCCGCCGGCGCCGGCGGCCACGTGCTCGTCGTGCCGACCAACGAGGAGCTCGTCATCGCCCGTGACACCCTCCGCATCGTCACCGAACGCCGGGGGCAGTCCGCCCGTGTGAAATAG
- a CDS encoding DNRLRE domain-containing protein: MRKKITSLALTGLLAALVGCSDRSPVGSASTADQPFALAAGVIVPDSVKTAALSVYCSGPSLQTVNVYRVTAPWAESTVTWNSFAGAYDTAAVHGSFAAAAPGWKTAEVTALVRQWVGGAAPNCGLLLGQTTNLFPRGMFFSRENAFMQPYLTVTYGGPTGDTSVQFPVLRDAAIDESVPNNPLGLAQLLFTGWAADGGLKNQSLLLFDLPVYNPPPPDGDSTGIDEPNDTTITDPPDTTIIEPGDPDDQGCTRPWPWWLRHSGCAKGSESDEISALLPLWVGTPGGAHSVEIDSNCKAAQSLQRRNHDRTFPPVKPLLTELLAAKLNIAAGADDSAVAGVIAAADAYLATHPVDSRRSVDRRAFKQIHEWYRALHAFNVGDIGPGACAPDADTSVNPRR; encoded by the coding sequence ATGAGAAAGAAAATCACTTCCCTTGCTCTCACCGGGCTCCTGGCAGCCCTGGTCGGCTGCTCCGACCGCAGCCCCGTCGGGTCGGCATCTACCGCCGATCAACCCTTCGCCCTCGCGGCCGGCGTCATTGTCCCCGACTCGGTCAAAACCGCGGCCCTGTCCGTCTACTGCTCCGGCCCGAGCCTGCAGACTGTGAACGTCTACCGCGTGACCGCCCCGTGGGCGGAATCAACCGTCACCTGGAACAGTTTCGCCGGGGCCTACGACACGGCGGCCGTGCATGGTTCTTTCGCCGCCGCGGCGCCGGGGTGGAAGACCGCCGAGGTGACGGCGCTGGTGCGCCAGTGGGTCGGCGGCGCGGCCCCGAACTGCGGCCTGCTCCTGGGACAGACCACCAACCTCTTCCCGCGCGGGATGTTCTTCAGCCGCGAAAACGCCTTCATGCAACCCTACCTGACCGTCACCTACGGCGGCCCCACCGGCGACACCTCGGTTCAGTTTCCGGTCCTCCGCGACGCTGCTATCGATGAGTCCGTCCCGAACAACCCGCTCGGCCTGGCCCAACTGCTCTTCACCGGCTGGGCGGCCGACGGCGGCCTGAAAAACCAGAGCCTCCTGCTGTTCGATCTGCCGGTCTATAATCCGCCGCCGCCCGATGGCGACTCGACCGGCATCGACGAGCCCAACGACACCACCATCACCGATCCGCCGGACACCACCATCATCGAACCGGGCGATCCGGACGATCAAGGGTGCACCCGCCCCTGGCCCTGGTGGCTCCGCCACAGCGGCTGCGCCAAGGGGTCGGAGTCCGATGAGATTTCGGCCCTGCTCCCCCTCTGGGTGGGGACGCCCGGCGGCGCCCACAGCGTCGAAATCGACTCCAACTGCAAAGCGGCCCAATCCCTCCAGCGCCGGAATCACGACCGGACCTTCCCGCCGGTCAAGCCCCTGCTGACCGAACTGCTGGCCGCTAAACTCAACATCGCCGCCGGCGCCGACGACTCCGCGGTCGCCGGGGTGATCGCCGCCGCCGACGCCTACCTGGCCACCCACCCGGTGGACAGCCGCCGGTCGGTCGATCGCCGCGCCTTCAAACAGATCCATGAGTGGTACCGCGCCCTGCACGCCTTCAACGTCGGCGACATCGGTCCCGGCGCCTGCGCGCCCGACGCAGATACCTCTGTCAACCCGCGGCGGTAA
- a CDS encoding DUF3857 domain-containing transglutaminase family protein, producing MNRRVWGFLAAGLLGWSDAAAAPAEADDRGGYFENRQWVTEVEANGLRHRVRARLVILNARGDKFAGVAVSGDQFNQIEDFRASVYRADGKKVYERKLKDMFRTCGFGPSYALYSSNCTYSLDLPGPAYPYTIEYEYAVRSKSLFFLRGAAMQSYLPVVRALCQVTAPSEPPLHYKVYGLAITPRVVRTGEKTLYEFAAGNLAPLPNESQLPPEAEYPGRVAFSPHAFRLENSAYSGFSWREVGNWYRTLAADRYLAWKAGVTAGDVRQMAREAYERVTGNTRYVAVSIGIGGWQPHAAAETQKLGYGDCKDMTTLLVSYLRQAGVAAYPALISTRGATPIDPDFPTFDFNHVITAALIDGDTLWMDPTCDLCPFGQLPLGDQGMPVLLVTDSGGVLVRTPAAKAEDNVWARRTHLAIGADYRVNLSAEWELCGVPALWLEAMFTASDSEDRRLMVGQLLTGDNGGYRVTEASLTRRPADSGGGVAVRVAAVSERPVDLVKGTAYVQPAVYRDFAEVRALDFATRRYPVDLEVPQLMTDEVTVTWPSMGTATAEGPGADSIACGHGFWRRTAAAADSAAVRLTMEAACLGSVVEVGELPTFAEYLKKRQAREREPIRLTASGAAGR from the coding sequence GTGAACCGGCGGGTGTGGGGATTTCTGGCGGCGGGGCTGCTGGGATGGAGCGACGCCGCGGCGGCGCCGGCGGAGGCCGACGACCGGGGCGGGTATTTCGAGAACCGGCAGTGGGTGACCGAGGTGGAGGCCAATGGGCTGCGGCATCGGGTAAGGGCGCGTCTCGTCATCCTCAATGCCCGGGGCGACAAGTTCGCGGGGGTGGCGGTCAGCGGCGACCAGTTCAATCAGATCGAGGATTTCCGGGCGAGCGTTTACCGGGCGGACGGGAAGAAGGTTTATGAGCGGAAGTTGAAGGATATGTTCCGGACCTGCGGATTCGGGCCGTCGTACGCGCTCTACTCCTCCAACTGCACGTACTCCCTCGACCTTCCCGGCCCGGCCTACCCCTATACGATTGAGTACGAGTATGCGGTGCGTTCGAAGTCGCTGTTTTTCCTGCGGGGCGCGGCCATGCAGAGTTACCTGCCGGTGGTGCGTGCGCTCTGCCAGGTGACGGCGCCGAGCGAACCGCCGCTGCACTACAAGGTGTACGGGCTGGCCATAACGCCGCGGGTGGTGCGGACCGGGGAGAAGACATTATACGAGTTTGCGGCGGGGAATCTGGCGCCGCTGCCGAACGAATCGCAGCTTCCGCCGGAGGCCGAGTACCCGGGGCGGGTGGCGTTTTCGCCGCACGCCTTCCGCCTGGAGAACAGCGCCTACAGCGGTTTCTCGTGGCGCGAAGTGGGGAACTGGTACCGGACGCTCGCGGCCGACCGGTATCTCGCATGGAAGGCCGGGGTGACGGCGGGCGATGTGCGGCAAATGGCGCGCGAGGCCTATGAGCGCGTCACCGGGAACACGCGGTACGTGGCGGTGTCGATCGGGATCGGCGGGTGGCAACCCCACGCCGCCGCCGAGACGCAGAAGCTCGGCTATGGCGACTGCAAGGACATGACGACGCTGCTGGTGTCGTACCTGCGGCAGGCGGGGGTGGCGGCGTACCCGGCGCTCATCTCGACACGCGGGGCAACGCCCATCGATCCCGATTTCCCCACTTTCGACTTCAACCACGTCATCACGGCGGCGCTGATCGACGGGGACACGCTGTGGATGGACCCGACCTGCGACCTCTGTCCCTTCGGCCAACTGCCGTTGGGTGACCAGGGGATGCCGGTGCTTTTGGTGACCGACAGCGGGGGCGTTCTCGTGCGGACGCCGGCGGCGAAGGCGGAGGACAACGTGTGGGCGCGGCGGACGCATCTGGCGATCGGCGCGGACTACCGGGTGAATCTCAGCGCCGAGTGGGAGCTGTGCGGGGTCCCGGCGCTATGGCTGGAAGCAATGTTCACAGCGTCGGATAGCGAGGATCGGAGGCTGATGGTGGGGCAACTGCTGACCGGCGACAACGGCGGCTATCGGGTGACGGAGGCGTCACTGACAAGGAGGCCGGCGGACTCGGGGGGAGGGGTCGCGGTGCGCGTGGCGGCGGTGTCGGAGCGGCCGGTCGACCTGGTCAAGGGGACGGCCTATGTGCAGCCGGCGGTGTACCGGGACTTTGCGGAAGTGCGCGCTCTCGATTTTGCGACCCGGCGCTACCCGGTGGACCTGGAGGTTCCGCAGCTCATGACGGATGAGGTGACGGTGACCTGGCCCTCGATGGGGACGGCGACGGCGGAAGGGCCGGGGGCGGACTCGATCGCCTGCGGCCACGGGTTCTGGCGGCGGACGGCCGCCGCCGCGGACAGCGCGGCGGTGCGGCTGACGATGGAGGCAGCCTGCTTAGGGTCGGTGGTCGAGGTCGGGGAGCTGCCGACGTTCGCGGAGTATCTGAAGAAGCGGCAGGCCAGGGAGCGCGAGCCGATACGGTTGACAGCTTCGGGGGCGGCGGGCCGGTGA
- a CDS encoding DUF3857 domain-containing protein, translating to MRRAMLVTAAVWLALCGSAAGAGPEYGEIAEAEWQIGPPADYPEANAVVIFDRVYRSMTIPQGEFSPQLELRRHVRMKAFNKAGAEEIGNGSFGHSEKDHVSDLCAHTVTPDGQVFKVNDKDFLTRKAGSTTIVTFAFPQADSGCILEFTYKVWGGSYIRWETIPFSHEVYTLETEYVLEVPVGPQYQYRAHNLPAGTGNPVVEKLPGTDMKAKKRFTWRVQNVLPVQDEPYMGFERDYVPAVSLVLSDLSRKATVADAVEQWSTIGQLWETAVVDEYCSEPRDFKKRLREIVKGLKTDYDKSKALYSFAVSTIETRQDGFDDGFHHDNLAGLWREKFGTAGEKNLLLLAMLRSERIRAWPIMICTRDVAAFEPTWVDPLQFSHMIIFAEVEQGGIYLDATTKYNAYGTLPPVCRTDIGLLLDGDKSELVKVVTNDPPSSRIDLIVYRMDAEGNAACSTSALFTGYLCSNYGRRYETREANDFLDRDILNVDAPGYRRGSFEATLDSLGRLRVMTGYAVEGAGRRLDDHLAVNCPATMFSRNPFESERRVFPVNFNHAFTYQAIARIVGPEGSTVSQLPPDTSFAYEGLLYERQSSSEGQAAQVHSKFTVSRPLFEVDEYMMVRLFFQRVESALGEQVVFTTAKEGL from the coding sequence ATGAGGAGAGCGATGCTGGTGACGGCGGCGGTCTGGCTGGCGCTGTGCGGGAGTGCGGCCGGCGCGGGACCGGAGTACGGGGAGATTGCCGAAGCCGAGTGGCAGATCGGTCCCCCGGCGGATTATCCCGAGGCGAACGCGGTCGTGATCTTCGACCGGGTGTACCGGTCGATGACGATCCCGCAGGGCGAGTTCTCCCCCCAGCTCGAGCTGCGGCGGCACGTGCGCATGAAAGCGTTCAACAAGGCCGGGGCGGAAGAGATCGGTAATGGGTCGTTCGGGCACTCGGAGAAGGACCATGTCAGCGACCTCTGTGCGCACACGGTGACTCCCGACGGGCAGGTGTTCAAGGTCAACGACAAGGATTTCCTGACGAGGAAGGCGGGCTCGACGACAATCGTCACGTTTGCATTTCCGCAGGCGGACAGCGGCTGTATCCTCGAGTTCACCTACAAGGTGTGGGGGGGAAGCTACATCCGCTGGGAAACGATTCCGTTCAGCCATGAGGTGTACACGCTGGAGACGGAATATGTCCTTGAGGTCCCGGTGGGGCCGCAGTATCAATACCGGGCGCACAACCTGCCTGCGGGAACAGGGAATCCCGTGGTCGAGAAACTTCCCGGCACCGACATGAAGGCCAAGAAGCGGTTCACGTGGCGGGTGCAGAATGTTCTGCCGGTGCAAGACGAGCCCTACATGGGGTTCGAGCGGGACTATGTGCCCGCGGTGAGCCTGGTTCTCTCCGACCTGTCGCGGAAGGCGACGGTAGCCGACGCTGTCGAGCAGTGGAGCACGATCGGGCAGTTGTGGGAAACGGCGGTTGTCGATGAGTATTGCAGCGAGCCGCGGGATTTCAAGAAGAGGTTGCGGGAGATCGTGAAGGGGCTGAAGACGGACTATGACAAATCGAAAGCTCTGTACAGCTTTGCCGTGAGCACGATCGAGACGCGGCAGGACGGGTTCGACGACGGTTTCCACCATGACAACCTGGCCGGCCTGTGGCGGGAGAAGTTCGGCACCGCGGGCGAGAAAAACCTGCTGCTGCTGGCGATGCTCCGGTCGGAGCGGATCCGGGCCTGGCCGATCATGATCTGCACGCGGGACGTCGCGGCGTTCGAGCCCACTTGGGTCGATCCCCTTCAGTTCTCGCACATGATCATTTTCGCCGAGGTCGAGCAGGGGGGAATTTACCTCGACGCCACCACGAAGTACAATGCCTACGGCACGCTGCCGCCGGTTTGTCGGACGGACATCGGCCTGCTGCTGGACGGGGACAAATCGGAACTGGTGAAAGTGGTGACGAACGACCCGCCGTCGAGCCGCATCGACCTGATCGTCTACCGGATGGACGCCGAGGGGAACGCCGCCTGCTCCACCTCGGCGCTTTTCACGGGCTATCTGTGCAGCAACTACGGGCGCCGCTACGAGACGCGGGAAGCGAACGACTTTTTGGACCGCGACATTCTCAATGTCGATGCGCCCGGCTACCGGCGGGGGAGTTTTGAGGCGACGCTGGATTCGCTGGGGCGGCTGCGCGTCATGACCGGCTACGCGGTCGAGGGGGCGGGGCGGCGGTTGGACGACCACCTCGCGGTGAACTGCCCGGCGACCATGTTTTCCCGCAATCCGTTCGAGAGCGAACGGCGCGTCTTCCCGGTCAATTTCAACCACGCCTTCACCTACCAGGCGATCGCGCGCATTGTCGGGCCGGAGGGTTCCACGGTCAGCCAGCTCCCCCCGGATACGTCCTTCGCCTACGAAGGTCTCCTCTACGAACGGCAGTCGTCGTCGGAAGGGCAGGCGGCGCAGGTGCACAGCAAGTTCACGGTGAGCCGCCCGCTCTTCGAGGTCGACGAGTACATGATGGTGCGGCTGTTTTTCCAGAGAGTGGAGTCCGCGCTGGGCGAACAGGTGGTGTTCACGACGGCCAAGGAGGGCTTGTGA
- a CDS encoding S41 family peptidase: protein MKFQALWAAMMWAAVAVFAGGPEAGAQADPDDTGPAIDRTVKAEIIDSVTAALDRYYVFPDVAKKMGEHARRQLKKGAYDTLATVGTFARGLSEDLLTVCHDRHFGLRYVPRAQLEAMLDTINRPTAAEELRRARLDNFGFRKAEQLPGNVGYLKLDGFSGLPEARATAVGAMHFLAHTDALIIDLRDNGGGSPDMIQILTSYFFKDQVHLNTFYVRETDSLQQFWTTSYVDGEKMADVPLYVLTSGGTFSAAEEFTYNLKNLKRATVVGETTGGGAHPVATHGFPNLEVGVRVPFGRAINPISGTNWEGTGIAPDIACAADRALEVALLEAYRKLKAECGDEQLLATYDWQIDGLEAQRNPVTLEAAALQEYVGDFGPRRIALENGALVYQREGNPKFRMTPMGGDLFMFADIPYFRLKFVRDAGGGIVAVEGHYEGGQVDRNERT, encoded by the coding sequence ATGAAGTTTCAGGCGTTGTGGGCTGCAATGATGTGGGCGGCGGTTGCCGTGTTCGCCGGCGGGCCGGAGGCCGGGGCGCAGGCGGATCCCGACGACACCGGGCCGGCGATCGACCGGACGGTCAAAGCGGAGATCATCGACAGCGTGACGGCGGCGCTCGACCGCTACTACGTCTTCCCGGACGTCGCGAAGAAGATGGGGGAGCACGCGCGCCGGCAGTTGAAGAAGGGGGCGTACGACACGCTGGCGACGGTGGGGACGTTCGCGCGGGGGCTTTCGGAGGATCTGCTGACGGTGTGCCACGATCGGCATTTCGGGCTGCGGTATGTCCCGCGGGCGCAACTGGAGGCGATGCTCGACACGATCAACCGTCCCACGGCGGCCGAGGAGCTGCGCCGGGCGCGGCTGGACAATTTCGGGTTCCGCAAAGCCGAACAACTGCCGGGCAACGTGGGGTACCTGAAGCTGGACGGTTTCAGCGGATTGCCGGAAGCGCGGGCGACGGCGGTCGGGGCGATGCATTTTCTGGCTCACACCGACGCGCTCATTATCGACCTGCGCGACAACGGTGGGGGCAGCCCGGATATGATCCAGATTCTGACGAGTTACTTCTTCAAGGACCAGGTGCACCTGAATACGTTCTATGTACGCGAGACGGACTCGCTGCAGCAGTTCTGGACGACGAGCTATGTCGACGGCGAGAAGATGGCCGACGTCCCCCTGTACGTGCTCACCTCGGGGGGCACCTTTTCGGCGGCGGAAGAGTTTACGTACAATCTGAAGAATCTGAAGCGGGCGACGGTTGTCGGGGAGACCACGGGCGGTGGGGCGCACCCGGTGGCGACGCACGGATTTCCGAACCTCGAGGTGGGCGTGAGGGTGCCGTTCGGGCGGGCGATCAACCCGATTTCGGGGACGAATTGGGAAGGGACGGGGATCGCACCGGACATCGCGTGCGCAGCCGACCGGGCGCTCGAGGTCGCGCTTCTGGAGGCCTACCGGAAGCTGAAAGCGGAGTGCGGGGACGAGCAGTTGCTCGCGACCTACGATTGGCAAATCGACGGGCTGGAGGCGCAGCGGAACCCGGTGACGCTCGAGGCCGCGGCGCTGCAGGAATATGTCGGCGATTTCGGACCCCGGCGCATCGCGCTGGAGAACGGCGCGCTGGTGTACCAGCGCGAGGGAAATCCGAAATTCCGGATGACGCCAATGGGCGGGGACCTGTTCATGTTTGCGGACATCCCGTATTTCCGGCTGAAGTTTGTGCGGGATGCAGGCGGGGGGATCGTGGCGGTCGAAGGGCATTACGAAGGGGGGCAGGTGGACCGGAACGAACGGACGTGA
- a CDS encoding MarR family transcriptional regulator: MDVIEQLGSLALATRLRRLADRLQRDVSQVYRELNVEFEARWFAVVYYLKDHNEAPLTTVATDLGLTHPAINQVAGQLTRRGLLRSTRDPGDYRRRLLSLTDRGRETVRALEPVWAVIADASTELGSTDGSDILEALRRLERQLDETSMYERVMTRLRREGILP, encoded by the coding sequence ATGGACGTGATCGAACAACTCGGCTCGCTGGCGTTGGCGACCCGGCTGCGCCGACTGGCGGACCGCCTCCAGAGGGATGTGTCACAGGTGTACCGGGAGCTCAATGTCGAGTTTGAGGCGCGCTGGTTTGCGGTCGTGTACTACCTGAAGGACCACAACGAGGCGCCGCTGACGACGGTGGCGACGGATCTGGGGCTGACTCATCCGGCGATCAACCAGGTGGCGGGGCAGTTGACGCGGCGCGGACTGTTGCGGTCCACCCGCGACCCCGGCGACTACCGTCGGCGGCTGCTGAGTCTGACCGACCGCGGGCGGGAGACGGTCAGGGCGCTGGAGCCGGTGTGGGCGGTGATCGCGGACGCTTCGACCGAGCTCGGGAGCACCGACGGGAGCGACATCCTTGAGGCGCTCCGGCGTCTGGAGCGGCAGCTCGACGAGACGAGCATGTACGAGCGCGTCATGACCAGACTTCGGCGGGAGGGAATTCTTCCGTAA
- a CDS encoding radical SAM protein: MSAEPGGTPYIIAGWEITSQCNLRCPHCYTAARTRPHDEMGTEVCKGVIEAMAEIGVRMIGWTGGEPLLREDLEELTAYAGERGINCNITTNGVLLDRRRAEGLVAAGLRAFQISLDGSTPERNTRMRGTDEAQFEKIVAGIRVCKELGARVFLAMLIGEENMDDGARMVELAKRGGVDAVRFCGYTPAGRGRRRDVKSRLGFTDVQRLLEFAETMEKDASMVIDFDVAWGPVPPTFGFHQCTAGVETFYLKGNGDIYPCTALSHRRFRVGNIRQRPLPEIWHSPEMSAMSRYPRERVKEPCRSCDNFSACRGACRAGAFVHTGDLDAAHPLCLYLAARERAAVRR, from the coding sequence ATGAGCGCCGAGCCCGGCGGCACCCCCTACATCATCGCGGGGTGGGAGATCACCAGCCAGTGCAACCTGCGCTGCCCGCACTGCTACACGGCGGCCCGGACGCGGCCCCACGACGAGATGGGGACGGAGGTCTGCAAGGGGGTGATCGAGGCCATGGCGGAAATCGGGGTGCGCATGATCGGCTGGACGGGCGGGGAACCGCTCCTCCGGGAGGACCTCGAGGAACTGACCGCCTACGCCGGGGAGCGGGGGATCAACTGCAACATCACGACCAACGGGGTGCTGCTTGACCGGCGGCGGGCGGAGGGACTGGTGGCGGCCGGCCTGCGCGCTTTCCAGATCAGCCTTGACGGATCCACGCCCGAGCGGAATACGCGGATGCGGGGGACGGACGAGGCCCAGTTCGAGAAGATAGTCGCGGGGATCCGCGTCTGCAAAGAGCTCGGAGCGCGGGTGTTTCTCGCCATGCTGATCGGGGAGGAGAATATGGACGACGGCGCGCGGATGGTCGAGTTGGCCAAGCGGGGGGGGGTCGACGCCGTGCGGTTCTGCGGCTACACGCCGGCCGGGCGGGGGCGGCGCCGCGATGTGAAGAGCCGGCTGGGGTTCACCGATGTGCAGCGCCTGCTCGAGTTCGCCGAGACGATGGAGAAGGATGCGTCGATGGTGATTGATTTCGACGTGGCCTGGGGGCCGGTGCCGCCGACGTTCGGGTTCCACCAGTGCACGGCCGGCGTGGAGACGTTCTACCTGAAGGGGAACGGCGACATCTACCCGTGCACGGCGCTCTCGCACCGGCGGTTCCGGGTGGGCAATATCCGGCAACGGCCCCTGCCGGAGATCTGGCATTCGCCGGAGATGTCGGCGATGTCGCGGTATCCGCGGGAGCGGGTGAAAGAGCCCTGCCGATCGTGCGACAATTTCTCAGCCTGCCGGGGGGCGTGCCGGGCGGGGGCCTTCGTCCACACCGGCGATCTCGACGCGGCGCACCCGCTGTGTCTGTACCTGGCGGCGCGGGAGCGGGCCGCGGTGCGGCGATAG
- a CDS encoding SPASM domain-containing protein — protein sequence MKPSPYNHFIPARDGIILAYNSYSGALAEIEPEHYGRVQELLADPGLSASAQDAEFVACLQAGGFLIPDGIDQFGALRSAAKQVRLGGVVLTLTIAPTLACNFACDYCFESRSAVTMSPEVQEALLRFAERQLVRSEMLRVCWFGGEPTLCLPLVERLQRQLLELAAKRRANVIPGSIISNGYLLDGAAAQRLKELGIERAQVTIDGPEGVHDARRKLRSGKGTFQRIIANLRETAGILDINVRINMDKENIDSACEVMALLDREGILPRVKVQFAQVRSTGAACSDTRDRCYTDEEFARTQVELYRQLLRRGIRQVEYPQALGGAGYCSALSETHYVVSPQGYLFRCWEELSTDPARSIGSLLQTAPEDYQAANAKSYRDWDPYALGECRACAVLPLCAGGCPLRAKEKRGEQRGECVTWKYNLPGMVAVSYEAQVQAPTGADQ from the coding sequence GTGAAGCCGTCGCCGTACAATCACTTCATCCCGGCCCGGGACGGGATCATCCTGGCCTACAACAGTTATTCGGGGGCGCTGGCCGAGATCGAGCCGGAGCACTATGGGCGGGTCCAGGAGCTGCTCGCCGACCCGGGCCTGTCCGCGAGCGCGCAGGACGCGGAGTTCGTGGCCTGCCTGCAGGCGGGCGGGTTTTTAATTCCCGACGGGATCGACCAGTTCGGGGCGCTGCGGTCGGCGGCCAAGCAGGTGCGTCTCGGGGGGGTGGTGTTGACGCTGACGATTGCGCCGACGCTGGCGTGCAACTTTGCCTGCGACTACTGCTTTGAATCGCGTTCGGCGGTGACGATGAGCCCGGAGGTGCAGGAGGCGCTGCTGCGGTTCGCCGAGCGGCAACTCGTGCGGTCGGAAATGCTGCGCGTGTGCTGGTTCGGCGGGGAGCCGACGCTCTGCCTGCCGCTGGTCGAGCGGCTGCAGCGGCAGTTGCTGGAGCTGGCGGCGAAACGGCGGGCCAACGTGATCCCGGGGTCGATCATCAGCAACGGCTACCTCCTCGACGGGGCGGCGGCGCAGCGGCTGAAAGAGCTGGGGATTGAACGGGCGCAGGTGACGATCGACGGTCCGGAGGGGGTGCACGATGCCCGGCGGAAGCTGCGCAGCGGCAAGGGGACGTTTCAGCGGATTATCGCGAATCTGCGCGAGACGGCGGGGATTCTCGACATCAACGTGCGCATCAACATGGACAAGGAAAATATCGATTCGGCCTGCGAGGTGATGGCGCTTTTGGACCGGGAGGGGATCCTGCCGCGCGTGAAGGTGCAGTTTGCGCAGGTGCGGTCGACCGGGGCGGCCTGCAGCGACACGCGCGACCGGTGCTACACGGACGAGGAGTTCGCCCGGACGCAGGTGGAGCTCTACCGGCAACTGCTCCGGCGGGGCATCCGCCAGGTGGAGTACCCGCAGGCGCTCGGGGGCGCGGGGTACTGCAGCGCGCTGTCGGAGACGCACTACGTGGTCTCGCCGCAGGGGTATCTCTTCCGGTGCTGGGAGGAGCTGTCGACCGATCCGGCGCGGTCGATCGGGAGTCTTCTTCAGACGGCGCCGGAGGACTACCAGGCGGCCAACGCGAAAAGCTACCGCGACTGGGATCCCTACGCCCTGGGCGAATGCCGGGCCTGCGCCGTTCTCCCGCTCTGCGCCGGGGGCTGCCCGCTGCGGGCCAAGGAGAAACGGGGGGAGCAGCGCGGCGAGTGCGTGACCTGGAAATATAATCTCCCGGGGATGGTGGCCGTGTCGTATGAGGCGCAGGTGCAGGCGCCGACAGGGGCGGACCAATGA